From the genome of Longispora fulva:
GGCAACGCTCCGCGCTCTACCCCACCTACCGACACGCCCCTGATACTGACGCGCCGACCTGGGAGACGTTCACTCGGGCCTGTAGGAATATGGGTGGATCTCCAGAAATGGGGGTAACCCGTGATGTCTGATGTGACAATGGCGAAGCTCAAGGAGGCGGGTTCAGACCCGTTGATGACCGATGCTGTCGATGCCCAACTGGTGCGGCAGTTGGCGGACCGGGCCCGAGCTGAAGGGCTCCAGCTGACCGGCGAGGGCGGGTTGCTGGCGCGGTTGACGAAGGTCGTGATCGAGTCCGCTCTCGAGGGCGAGATGGATGACCACCTCGGATATGGCAAGCATGAGCGGGCCGGGCGGTCCAACGCCCGGAACGGGACCCGGGCCAAGAAGGTGCTCACCGAGGCCGGGCCGGTGGAGATCGTGGTGCCGCGGGACCGGGACGCCTCTTTCGAGCCGAAGATCGTCAAGAAGCGTCAACGGCGGCTGTCCGGGGTCGATGACCTGGTGATCTCACTGTCGGCGAAGGGCCTCACGACGGGTGAGATCTCCGCTCACCTGGCTGAGATCTATGGCGCCGAGGTCTCCAGGGACACCATCTCGGTGATCACCGACCGGGTCCTTGACGGCATGGCCGACTGGCAATCGCGTCCGCTCGATTCGGTGTATCCGGTGCTGTTCATCGACTGTGTGAACGTGAAGGTGCGCGACGGGTCGGTCGCGAACCGGCCGATCTATGTCGCCCTGGCCGTCACGGTCGACGGGACCCGCGACATTCTCGGGCTATGGGCCGGTGACGGTGGTGAGGGCGCGAAGTACTGGATGCGGGTCCTGGCCGAGATCAAGAACCGGGGAACCCAGGACGTGTGCATCGTCGTCTGCGACGGCCTCAAGGGCCTGCCAGAGGCGATCACGACAGTCTGGCCGCAGGCCGTCACGCAGACCTGCATAGTTCACCTTCTGCGCAACAGCTTCCGTTACGCCTCGCGCCGGGACTGGCCCGCCATCGCCCGCGACCTCAAACCCGTCTACACAGCCGTGTCCGAACAGGCCGCACTCGACGCGTTCGCCGCTTTCGCCGAGACCTGGGAGGCCAAGTACCCGGCGATCGTGAGGCTATGGACCAACGCCTGGACCGAGTTCACCCCGTTCCTGGCCTTCGACACCGAGATCAGAAAGATCATCTCCACCACCAACGCGATCGAGTCCATCAACTCCCGAATCCGCCGGGCCGTCAACGCCCGCGGGCACTTTCCCACCGAGCAAGCTGCCCTCAAATGCGTCTACCTCGCACTGATGAGCCTCGACCCCACCGGCGCCGGCCGCAAACGCTGGACCGCCCGATGGAAAATCGCACTCCAAGCCTTCGAAATCACCTTCGAAGGCCGCCTCGTACCCAAACTCCTCACCCACACCAGCTAGATCCACCGTTTTCCTGACAGGGCCGTTCACTCCTATACCGACATAGGCGGGCGGCGAGCAGGTCGACCGAGAACGGTCGAGGGACTGGTGGGCTCGGTCGTAGGACGCTGAGTTGAATAGATCCCGAGCTGCGCGTCTGGCACACGGCACCGACCCGCGAGCTCCAGAGCACCCATACCATGCTGCTTGCCTGGACTCGGGTCTATCGGTGACGGGGCCGCCGAGGGACATTCGCCCGGCCGGAGTGATGGCAGAAGTACGGCAGCAGCGACCAGGCCGGTGCCGTCAAGGCCATCCCGCCCCGGAGTCAGGGCAGTCAGCCTGCCCAGTGCGGCGAGTCTGCCGGAGACTGATGGGACGCCGAGCTGGCGGATGTGCGGCGCGGTCGTGGCGGGGTGTGCCGACGCCTCAGCCGGGGAACGGCCATCGAGTATTGGCGTTTGTGGCGGCGCGTATGTTGGTGCGCTGATCTCGTGGCCTGTGCCCCCGCCACAACAGGCCCGTGGAGGTGATACCAGGAATACTGCGGCCATCGGTGGACGTACCACCCCATGGCCGCGCCAGATGATCGTCGAGCATGGAGCTTTGGACTGCGGTGGGTCAAAGAATAATGGGGGGCGGCAGGCTAGCCGGCCTTGCCACCCCCGCTCAGGCCGACCTCACAGTGCGTACCTAGAGCTAGGACCAGCCTAGCCTAACTGTGCAGAGTTCGTGAACCTCAATGAACGAACTATGTAAAGATTCGCCTGCCGGCAATCTCTTGTCTGGTTGCCGACACTCATACGTGAGAATCATTGGAAGTTCTTTTTTGAAGCGCCCCCAGCATGAGCCCTGAGGTGCGGATTTACCTTTTCCCAACATCAATTAACGCGAGATCAGAACTTGTTGGGACAATTCTTTCGACCGCACGAGGGGTGTGGTCGATGTAACTAAGGCATTTAAAGTCTGCCTCATCATCTTTTCCCGAGAGGGGAGCCGCTTGCCGTGCTCGCACGCCAATGGTATTTCCTTAAGAACCCGGATCAAGGGGTTGACGTGTGGGGATCATTGCGGGCGCTGACAGCAGATGGCCGCGACCATGGCGCCTTCAATCTTAAGCTGCACGAAGGTGCCTTCCGGCAGCTACGAAAGCCGCGAGATCCCACGGGAAGGATCAAAGCCCTATGCGTGGAATGCGGCGATTCGAGCTATGATGCGCTCTACGCCGCCGACCCCCGCGGCGGCTATATGATCTTGAAGGTGGCAGCCCGGGGGCAGCTGACCGACAAGGATGTCGATTGGGTCAAGGGAGTGTGGGGCAATTCATGCGATGTGTCGGATATCTGCACCTGAACGCCCCCTTCCCAGCGGCAGTCGTTGAATGGCATTATCGGTGAAGACCGATCCCCTGGGATTGCAGCCCTCCAGTAACTCGCGGTGTCGGAAGGAGACATGATGGCTAGACTGGCTGCGGAAGGGGTCGACCACGGCAGAGTCGCCGCTGATGACTCCCAAGCACTAGCGGACGCGGAGCGACGGGCCGATCCCGCCTTCGCCGAGGGTGAGACAGACGCCAAAATCCTTCTTGATCTTCTTCGGACCTTCGCCGCCGTCCGGAAGAAGCGGGGCCTGAGCCAGGCTGAGATCGCTCAACAGATGGGCACCACCCAGAGCGCCGTATCTGACATGGAACGCGGCGTCGTTGAACCGAGACTGTCGACGCTATT
Proteins encoded in this window:
- a CDS encoding IS256 family transposase, with amino-acid sequence MTDAVDAQLVRQLADRARAEGLQLTGEGGLLARLTKVVIESALEGEMDDHLGYGKHERAGRSNARNGTRAKKVLTEAGPVEIVVPRDRDASFEPKIVKKRQRRLSGVDDLVISLSAKGLTTGEISAHLAEIYGAEVSRDTISVITDRVLDGMADWQSRPLDSVYPVLFIDCVNVKVRDGSVANRPIYVALAVTVDGTRDILGLWAGDGGEGAKYWMRVLAEIKNRGTQDVCIVVCDGLKGLPEAITTVWPQAVTQTCIVHLLRNSFRYASRRDWPAIARDLKPVYTAVSEQAALDAFAAFAETWEAKYPAIVRLWTNAWTEFTPFLAFDTEIRKIISTTNAIESINSRIRRAVNARGHFPTEQAALKCVYLALMSLDPTGAGRKRWTARWKIALQAFEITFEGRLVPKLLTHTS